In the genome of Monodelphis domestica isolate mMonDom1 chromosome 2, mMonDom1.pri, whole genome shotgun sequence, one region contains:
- the SPATS1 gene encoding spermatogenesis-associated serine-rich protein 1 → MEHDESCVVEGAKENGANDGGNLEPLEHCPCARDVDPLRVLVPLSVAECKCSSSNLLDVPKEDARTDHPAMDAKLDPSPSASMQVIDDVLAPKDKKIEYPKEIILLQDQRAAEWSFYPRGGNLHTYHKGKKCYFNGIFLANQRCSTEISLAKCFGSKKYGINLRNGLPQLSPGDKPYFRSEQSSDFYKLGSSMPLVNFSRKPYTKKVDTFIPLEPLPKERHLPFSVREKRKQKLNEIMEVEKLDSWNPAVPILTWLFPPLPIQKRVVVI, encoded by the exons ATGGAGCACGATGAGTCATGCGTTGTGGAGGGGGCAAAGGAGAATG GTGCTAATGATGGCGGCAATCTGGAGCCTTTGGAACATTGCCCTTGTGCAAGAGATGTCGATCCACTTCGGGTTCTTGTTCCTTTGTCTGTTGCTGAATGTAAATGTAGTTCCAGCAATCTTCTGGATGTCCCCAAAGAAGATGCTCGTACAGA TCATCCTGCTATGGATGCCAAGCTGGATCCCAGTCCATCTGCTTCGATGCAAGTCATTGATGATGTTCTGGCACCAAAAGATAAAAAGATTGAATATCCGAAGGAAATCATCCTGCTCC AGGATCAAAGGGCTGCAGAATGGAGTTTTTATCCAAGGGGAGGAAATCTTCATACCTatcataaggggaaaaaatgttatttcaacGGGATCTTTCTTGCGAACCAGAGATGTTCAACAGAGATATCATTGGCCAAATGCTTTGGCAGTAAAAAATATG GCATTAATCTCAGGAATGGGCTCCCACAACTATCCCCAGGAGACAAGCCATATTTCCGTTCAGAGCAAAGTTCAGATTTTTACAAACTTGGATCATCTATGCCTCTAGTAAATTTTTCGAG AAAACCATATACAAAAAAAGTAGATACGTTTATTCCTCTGGAACCTCTGCCAAAGGAACGCCA CTTGCCTTTTTCtgtaagggagaagagaaaacaaaaactgaatgaAATAATGGAAGTGGAGAAGCTTGATTCGTGGAATCCAGCAGTTCCCATACTGACTTGGTTATTCCCCCCTCTTCCAATACAGAAACGAGTGGTAGTGATTTGA